The DNA region aacttcattttttgttttttttacatgcagtCCATAAAATTCTCATTTGACGGAATAATTTACCctgttatgtatatatacaaatagatATTTTCTCTGTATTCTCTTTTTTAAACTCTTCAATAAAATCTATACATTTCATACACTATCTCCCTCTTTTAATGGTCAATGTGCATACACATGAAGTGTCTATCCTTATAAACCGCCAGCCAATCTTCTTTTTGCTATCCATGGTGAGCGCTCGCACGTAGGACTGGGTTGTCCTGCATTGGGAATTATAATGCCGCTTGTCTATTCCTCTGCAGCCGTCCTTTGTGTACCCCATGGGGTTGCATTTGGTCTCATAAAAGTATTGCTTCAGTTGGCCATTGGGGACAGGGACCTTTTCCATGACGGTAACTGTCTGCCCAGACATGTCTATTGCCGTCTTTTTATCCACAGCTGTCACCCACTGGCTAATACTGTCACACACGCTGAGCTCTCCACGCCGCGAGGGATCCGAGTGTCGCCGCACCCTCATAGACATGTTCGCAGCGTCCAGGTAGTTTTTGTATTCCTCCAGAAGAAAGTGCAACGGCGGCTCCAAAGGCACTTGGTTGCTGATCATCACCCTGGCGTCGTACATGTCGACATCCTTGGCGTCGGCCGCTGCCGAAGCCAGACCGCCGCCGGCCCCCTGTCCCAGCTGTGCCGCCTCTGCCTCTCCCTCCACCTCCAGCAGCTCCTCTATCACCTGCTCAAAGGTGTCTGTGAGCGAGGGCAGCCCCCCGCGCTGGCCTGGCCCCCCGCCGCTCTGCGGAGTCCCGTGGCCCCTGGCGGCTGCGCCCAAGTAGCCCTCCGTCCGATGGCCCTGCATGCCCGGGGCGTCTCTCAGGGGCGCGGCTCTCATGCAACTGAAGTATGAAATAACCATAGTAAGGAACAGGATGGTCATCACTCTTCTAACCTGGTGGAACTGACGAGACAAGAGGGGAAAGGgagagacacagagagagagaaatcCAGCTGGTTAATTGTGTTTATAGTTATTTCCTGCAGCTTTTGAAAAAGACTTTTGTCATTGGCAGTGTGTTTTTAAAACGTTTGCACACTGTGATCCCCCCGCGTTTGATTTTTATTTGTTGGCAGCGATTCACAAAAGCTGTGCTGTGTTAAAAATAGCGAGGGACTGCAGATAACAGGCGGTCGTATTGTACGCTGCCGTGCAAAGCTCGCCAAGGCAGGGATGTACAAAGTTTGTCCAATTCGGTCCCTATGTGCCAAGCCAGCGTTTCCCAACCTTGAAAAATATAAGTCATTCATACTTAACTGCACAGTTAGGGATgggtacttttcacatttgaattaATACGGTGCCAAATTCCAGTACCTGGGAATTAATACCAGTACTCAAAATGTGAGTGTTCGTTTGTTAATCAATGTTAATTTGttcaataataaaatgtaattttgtatTTAAcaatgtgctgtccagttgttatatcattattactctcatttgcaagtattattgcaattccaagacaataAATGGCAGTAGTGTTGCCTAGTCAGTGGGTAGTCTTTTCCATTAAGATGAAGCTAGTCATTTGCTGCACCATAAAATgtctttatactgtaagtattgtacttattacacaccagccgtTTGATTGTAAtgcgcatcttagttgtagttttcattaacaaatttgcaggtgttgaaatcaccaatGCTAAtccgtagcatgtctatggcgaaTCCAATGTAAAGTAGCATTGAGCTAGCATATTTTCAAAAAGTGGAGACTTAATGTACGCTCCAGTGTTTACTATCagtcatacttgctttgttggcattgaaaatgtcAACATTACTGACAGGCAATCTTAAGTGCTGTTTGGGTGCTGGTTTCCCCGCCAAATGTTTGAACTGGCTAAATCATTtacaacaaaggtatcaaaatatggcatcGTAATTTTACGTCAATCGATAGTCGACAGTACCAACAGATTTTGGCCgctgcctataaaagtaccgaattcggtacccatttgattgattgaaacttttattagtagattgcacagttcagtacatattccgtacaattgaccactaaatggtaacacccgattaagtttttcaactggtttaagtcgggttccacaTCCCATATCTTTCCTAATCATTTGCTAAAACTCACTCCAACTCAAATGGTTGGCTGGTTAgttgaagtttattttgaacatgtagacagtttcaatatgatacatcacacatattacatattttcatttccctttacaacatgttcgaataggagtaggaaaaagctaatcttatttaattctaccacttttctacttcatagcaattactaacacatatgtTTACTTTCTGTTTTCAATGTGTAACATAATCCACATCAATGATTTCTAAATAAGTCAACTTTGCCATGGGACCCTtgtacaaaaaatacataaagttCCCAGAAATGGACCAACACACATTTTCAGTAGTTAAATATATGCTATACTATTATCAGATTTTGAGTTGAAAAAAGACTTAATACAACAAGAAAAAAGGACTGATTTGGTGAAATGGCTAAAATAAATGATCATTTTGGAACCAGTTAAGTGAAATCGGATCATTTTCTGCGGCCCACCTGCTGATCCACAGTCACAGCACACTAATGCACTGTTTACTGAACAAAACGTCTGAACAAAAGTTTTTTCTGTTAAAGGTCACCAAACAAATTATTGTAATATCTAattaaatacagtggaacctcgatttatgaacacCTCTTTGAATTTCGATTTATAAAGCACgacaaatatattatttatactttggtgtacaaaccttgtctcagtgtacaaaCGTTTTCCGCACCCATTATGTGCTTCACAGCACAGCCATTTTGTGCCAGagagcacatccattgtgggcgggctgatgGATCTCTAAAGCTCATTCAGACAGCATAACAGTGCTGTCTTGAGCTAAAGTGCTAATGAatactttgtgtgcttttaaagtgtttttttagcCTTCTTACAGTAATgttctagttttgctagctcaatatgagtccaaagacaGCAATGGACAACCAATGTGTggtatgaaactttcaggaaatatcTACAGCGTTGTCAACACTGCCTACTACCTCCTCCACCGCTCTTCTGGTGCACGTTAAGAAGAATAACCAACAAGGGAATGTGGATTAATTTATTCTAACTCCTAATCACTGtagtggctgttaaagttaataaggagttttgtgatttcaaactgtgattCCAACACAGGGATAGTGAGAGTTTGTGTGCGTATCGGCTGGGCGGCTGCATATGAGAAAGACagttttggttttggttttgttattgattggaaagttgatccatcacttccttgttatatttgtttgacatacagtaccatccatccatccatccatccattttctaccgcttgtcccgttcggggtcgcggggggtgctggagcccatctcagctacaatcgggcggaaggcggagtacaccctggacaagtcgccacctcatcgcagacatacagtactgtatagatatttatttatattgggtTTAAAGTATACAAACTTTTATGGAAATATAGATTTTTGTCAAGGTTGGAAcctattattcatgtttacattgtttcctttgaagaaatttgcttcaatatattaacttttttatttaaaaaccctgttcaaaaaccaattaagtttgttaaCCGGGGTCCCACTATATTTCGTTAATGATACATTTGTTTTATACTTAGAACATGCCGAAGAACACAGCTGCTCTAAGGCCAATCAGGACTatgcaaaaaaaaccacaaaaaaaacaccatgaggccaaaaaaaacaacactttggaTAAGAAGGTGAGACACACTATTGAATTTAAGAAAAAACTCAAACTATTTTTGCGTTGCTCTCCCCTTTAACCACTAAACGAGAGTCGTCAATAAAAGAAAAAGTAATGTTAAATGTGCATTCATCATTCATCCAGTACATTCATCATTTAaatgtttttcacattttttttgcatgtaaaactattaatATTCTctagaaaatgtgttttgtgtttatatttcgggtgtctggaatggatttattgggtttacattattttttatgggAGAATTTGCTTTGGGTTTTGTACGATTCCGCATTCCTCTGAAatttggaacggattaaccaaaacCGAGTACCTATtgtagaagtgaagtgaattatatttatatagtgttttTTCTCCACAGACTCAAAGCGGTTTACTTAGTGAAactcattatctacatctttaagctacattttaaACGAGTGTGGGTGGCAatgggagcaggtgggttaagtgttttgctcaaggacacaacggcagcgactaaAACAGAGGAAACGGgactcgaacctggaaccctcaagttgctggcacagccgctctaccaaccgagccacacctcCCCATCCTCTCTGTCACAGAACAAAATATGGCATGGTTACATTATCTTTGTGTCTGACTCTTTGTTTGGTGTGTGGCTTAGAAAATGTAGGCCATTCACTGCCTTATTTTTGTCAGGGCGCACACTGCTGATTGCTGAAGATGGAGGCCATTCACTGCCTTATTTTTGTCAGGGCGCACACTGCTGATTGCTGAAGTTGCCACTGGCAGATGTTGTataatgatgaacacattaagaacttaatcaaaatcaatttcaAGTCAAATTTATCAAATATGAGAAATATTGGCCTTGTATTTACTCCGTATTGGATCCAAAAACTTGGCAGTATAACCCCTCccccattattttttttaccctggAACATGGACGGACTAGTTATAGAAAAGGTCTGTATAGTGTACATATTTTTAATTCTGCCTTTGCGATTTGGGCAAATGTTAGAATGTAGACGTCAAGCTATTGGAGGGTTTGGTGGGGAGGAGTGAGCTCTGGATAAGTACTTTTTACTTTTGAATCGATACTggcaccaatttttggtacttttatgtgtgtgttcaaatgtgttaataaatgttgattgtttaaaaaatatatttgacacTGAGCtgcgctgtccagttgttatcttGTTTGtggactgtactgtactgtatcatATTGTATACATTGCATGCAGTCGCAATTCCAAGAtgatagatggcagtagtgtatagactaagGTAATTTGTCTTAgacagggagtagtctttgccattaagttgaatgtgccactcTTGTAAGTATTACATGTTTTACACACCAGgggtttgattgtaacatgcatcttagttgttgttttcattACAAATTTGAAGGTGCTGAAATCACTgtttaaaatcgctaatgctaatctttaGCACGTCTTAGGAAAATCCAAtggaaattagcatcgagctagcacattttgaaaagtggagacttactgtacttttgagtgcctttttcttgctttgttggcatggaaaattaaaacattacctagaggcagtccgGTTGAGCCCGCTTGACTGCTTGTTTAACGGGCCAAGTGCTTGAACCGGTGCTGAGTTTGAAACCAGCAAAAGTATCGAA from Entelurus aequoreus isolate RoL-2023_Sb linkage group LG02, RoL_Eaeq_v1.1, whole genome shotgun sequence includes:
- the bdnf gene encoding brain-derived neurotrophic factor isoform X2, with translation MKCGRLGQHVCHACSALKFHQVRRVMTILFLTMVISYFSCMRAAPLRDAPGMQGHRTEGYLGAAARGHGTPQSGGGPGQRGGLPSLTDTFEQVIEELLEVEGEAEAAQLGQGAGGGLASAAADAKDVDMYDARVMISNQVPLEPPLHFLLEEYKNYLDAANMSMRVRRHSDPSRRGELSVCDSISQWVTAVDKKTAIDMSGQTVTVMEKVPVPNGQLKQYFYETKCNPMGYTKDGCRGIDKRHYNSQCRTTQSYVRALTMDSKKKIGWRFIRIDTSCVCTLTIKRGR
- the bdnf gene encoding brain-derived neurotrophic factor isoform X1, with product MPTRQIFPHFGVTLPRRHVDMHATDDAYRPSMSNDRVPQKIQEETQIMKCGRLGQHVCHACSALKFHQVRRVMTILFLTMVISYFSCMRAAPLRDAPGMQGHRTEGYLGAAARGHGTPQSGGGPGQRGGLPSLTDTFEQVIEELLEVEGEAEAAQLGQGAGGGLASAAADAKDVDMYDARVMISNQVPLEPPLHFLLEEYKNYLDAANMSMRVRRHSDPSRRGELSVCDSISQWVTAVDKKTAIDMSGQTVTVMEKVPVPNGQLKQYFYETKCNPMGYTKDGCRGIDKRHYNSQCRTTQSYVRALTMDSKKKIGWRFIRIDTSCVCTLTIKRGR
- the bdnf gene encoding brain-derived neurotrophic factor isoform X3, which gives rise to MTILFLTMVISYFSCMRAAPLRDAPGMQGHRTEGYLGAAARGHGTPQSGGGPGQRGGLPSLTDTFEQVIEELLEVEGEAEAAQLGQGAGGGLASAAADAKDVDMYDARVMISNQVPLEPPLHFLLEEYKNYLDAANMSMRVRRHSDPSRRGELSVCDSISQWVTAVDKKTAIDMSGQTVTVMEKVPVPNGQLKQYFYETKCNPMGYTKDGCRGIDKRHYNSQCRTTQSYVRALTMDSKKKIGWRFIRIDTSCVCTLTIKRGR